Proteins encoded within one genomic window of Streptomyces sp. NBC_01314:
- the kdpB gene encoding potassium-transporting ATPase subunit KdpB, translated as MTTDVTKQEDAMSTATPTRAPHSDVPTGHKPAEGRVGAGLFDPKQLVKSLPDACRKLDPRVMIKSPVMFVVLVGSVLTTIFSFKNPTDWFGWTISAWLWLTVIFANLAEAVAEGRGKAQADTLRKAKTDTVARRLAGDSEESVPGTELRIGDLVVCEAGDIIPGDGDVVEGVASVDESAITGESAPVIRESGGDRSAVTGGTKVLSDRIVIKITTKPGETFIDRMINLVEGAARQKTPNEIALNILLASLTIVFLLAVATLPPFADYAGTHLTMVVLVALLVCLIPTTIGALLSAIGIAGMDRLVQRNVLAMSGRAVEAAGDVSTLLLDKTGTITLGNRQAAEFVPVEGTTEAEVADAAQLSSLADETPEGRSIVVLAKEKYGLRERVQGELSGAEWIAFTAQTRMSGVDVDGRKVRKGAAGSVIAWVRERGGTVAEDADTVSNRISEAGGTPLLVAVEDSEGARVLGVIHLKDVVKEGMRERFEELRRMGIKTVMITGDNPLTAKAIAEEAGVDDFLAEATPEDKMALIKREQAGGKLVAMTGDGTNDAPALAQADVGVAMNTGTSAAKEAGNMVDLDSNPTKLIEIVEIGKQLLITRGALTTFSIANDVAKYFAIIPALFAAVYPGLDKLNIMDLSSPDSAILSAVIFNALIIIALVPLSLKGVQYRPVSADKLLRRNLTVYGLGGLIAPFIGIKLIDLLISLIPGIG; from the coding sequence ATGACCACCGACGTAACGAAGCAAGAGGACGCGATGTCCACAGCCACTCCGACCCGGGCGCCGCACAGCGACGTCCCCACCGGGCACAAGCCCGCCGAGGGCCGCGTGGGAGCGGGCCTCTTCGACCCCAAGCAGTTGGTCAAGTCGCTGCCGGACGCATGCCGCAAGCTCGACCCGCGGGTGATGATCAAGTCGCCCGTGATGTTCGTGGTGCTGGTCGGCTCGGTACTGACGACGATCTTCTCCTTCAAGAACCCGACCGACTGGTTCGGCTGGACCATCAGCGCCTGGCTCTGGCTGACGGTGATCTTCGCCAACCTGGCGGAGGCCGTCGCCGAGGGGCGGGGCAAGGCGCAGGCCGACACCCTTCGCAAGGCCAAGACCGACACCGTGGCCCGGCGGCTCGCCGGGGACTCCGAAGAGAGCGTCCCCGGTACCGAACTGCGGATCGGTGACCTGGTCGTGTGCGAGGCCGGCGACATCATCCCCGGCGACGGTGACGTCGTCGAGGGTGTCGCCTCCGTGGACGAGTCGGCGATCACCGGTGAGTCGGCCCCGGTCATCCGGGAGTCCGGCGGTGACCGCTCGGCCGTCACCGGCGGCACGAAGGTCCTCTCCGACCGGATCGTCATCAAGATCACGACGAAGCCCGGTGAGACCTTCATCGACCGGATGATCAACCTGGTCGAGGGCGCGGCCCGGCAGAAGACGCCCAACGAGATCGCGCTGAACATCCTGCTCGCCTCGCTCACGATCGTGTTCCTGCTGGCGGTGGCGACCCTGCCGCCGTTCGCGGACTACGCGGGCACCCATCTGACCATGGTCGTGCTGGTGGCCCTGCTGGTCTGCCTCATCCCGACCACCATCGGGGCCCTGCTGTCGGCGATCGGCATCGCGGGCATGGACCGGCTGGTCCAGCGCAACGTGCTCGCCATGTCGGGGCGGGCCGTCGAGGCCGCCGGTGACGTGTCGACCCTGCTCCTCGACAAGACCGGCACGATCACGCTCGGCAACCGGCAGGCCGCCGAGTTCGTGCCGGTCGAGGGCACCACCGAGGCCGAGGTCGCGGACGCGGCCCAGCTCTCCTCGCTGGCCGACGAGACGCCCGAGGGCCGTTCCATCGTCGTACTGGCGAAGGAGAAGTACGGCCTGCGCGAGCGCGTGCAGGGTGAGCTGTCCGGCGCCGAGTGGATCGCCTTCACCGCCCAGACCCGGATGTCGGGCGTGGACGTCGACGGGCGCAAGGTCCGCAAGGGCGCGGCCGGTTCGGTCATCGCCTGGGTGCGGGAGCGGGGCGGCACGGTCGCCGAGGACGCCGACACGGTCTCCAACCGGATCTCTGAGGCCGGTGGAACCCCGTTGCTGGTCGCGGTCGAGGACTCCGAGGGCGCCCGGGTGCTGGGCGTCATTCACCTCAAGGACGTCGTCAAGGAGGGCATGCGGGAGCGGTTCGAGGAACTGCGCCGCATGGGCATCAAGACGGTCATGATCACGGGCGACAACCCGCTGACGGCCAAGGCGATCGCGGAGGAGGCGGGCGTCGACGACTTCCTCGCCGAGGCCACCCCCGAGGACAAGATGGCCCTCATCAAGAGGGAGCAGGCCGGCGGCAAGCTCGTCGCGATGACCGGTGACGGTACGAACGACGCGCCCGCGCTGGCCCAAGCGGATGTCGGCGTCGCGATGAACACGGGGACGTCGGCCGCCAAGGAGGCCGGCAACATGGTCGACCTCGACTCCAACCCGACCAAGCTCATCGAGATCGTCGAGATCGGCAAGCAGCTGCTGATCACCCGGGGCGCGCTGACCACCTTCTCCATCGCCAACGACGTCGCGAAGTACTTCGCGATCATCCCGGCGCTGTTCGCGGCCGTCTACCCGGGCCTGGACAAGCTCAACATCATGGACCTGTCCTCGCCGGACTCCGCGATCCTCTCCGCCGTCATCTTCAACGCGCTGATCATCATCGCGCTGGTGCCGCTCTCCCTGAAGGGCGTGCAGTACCGGCCGGTCAGCGCCGACAAGCTGCTCCGCCGCAACCTCACCGTCTACGGCCTCGGCGGACTGATCGCCCCCTTCATCGGCATCAAGCTCATCGACCTGCTCATCTCCCTCATCCCCGGAATCGGCTGA
- a CDS encoding potassium-transporting ATPase subunit C, with amino-acid sequence MKNTVINTARLFAAGLRALLVLTLVTGVIYPLVVTGFAQALFNDKANGSEIKDGTGKVVGSSLIGQSYNLPLREGQETAEPDLKWFQGRPQDGLGANSVNTQYKLILSGATNRSADNKDLIDWVKAAKAAVVKDNSTTVYKVEPSEVPADAVTSSGSGLDPDISPDYADLQVHRVAEKNGLPVDQVRQLVDEHTEGRTLGFIGEPRVNVLELNIALKALTAKS; translated from the coding sequence ATGAAAAACACGGTCATCAACACCGCCCGGCTGTTCGCAGCGGGCCTGCGCGCCCTCCTCGTACTGACCCTGGTGACGGGCGTCATCTATCCGCTCGTCGTCACCGGCTTCGCCCAGGCGCTGTTCAACGACAAGGCGAACGGCTCGGAGATCAAGGACGGCACTGGCAAGGTCGTCGGGTCCTCGCTGATCGGGCAGTCGTACAACCTGCCGCTGAGGGAGGGCCAGGAGACCGCGGAGCCCGACCTGAAGTGGTTCCAGGGCCGCCCCCAGGACGGTCTCGGCGCCAACAGCGTCAACACCCAGTACAAGCTGATCCTGTCCGGTGCGACGAACCGGTCCGCCGACAACAAGGACCTGATCGACTGGGTGAAGGCAGCCAAGGCCGCCGTCGTCAAGGACAACTCGACCACGGTCTACAAGGTCGAGCCCTCCGAGGTGCCGGCCGACGCGGTGACGTCCTCCGGCTCCGGCCTGGACCCGGACATCTCCCCGGACTACGCCGACCTCCAGGTCCACCGGGTGGCGGAGAAGAACGGGCTGCCCGTCGACCAGGTGCGCCAACTCGTCGACGAGCACACCGAGGGCCGCACCCTCGGCTTCATCGGGGAGCCCCGCGTGAACGTCCTCGAACTCAACATCGCGCTCAAGGCACTCACGGCGAAGAGCTGA
- a CDS encoding response regulator — MTRVLVVEDDPQLVRALIINLQARQYGVDAAPDGATALRLAAARQPDVVLLDLGLPDMDGVEVIKALRAWTRVPIMVLSARQASEEKVAALDVGADDYITKPFSMDELLARLRAAVRRTEEVPLDPGTTLVETDAFTIDLLAKKAVRDGHDVRLTPTEWHLLEILVCNPGRLITQKHLLQEVWGVTQSNKTNYLRVYMAQLRRKLETDPAHPRYLITEPGMGYRFEG, encoded by the coding sequence ATGACACGGGTGCTGGTGGTGGAGGACGATCCGCAGCTCGTACGGGCCCTCATCATCAATCTCCAGGCACGTCAGTACGGGGTCGACGCGGCCCCCGACGGTGCCACCGCGCTCCGGCTGGCCGCCGCGCGGCAGCCCGACGTGGTCCTGCTCGACCTCGGGCTGCCAGACATGGACGGGGTCGAGGTCATCAAGGCGCTGCGTGCCTGGACCCGGGTGCCGATCATGGTGCTGTCCGCCCGCCAGGCGTCCGAGGAGAAGGTCGCCGCGCTCGACGTCGGCGCCGACGACTACATCACCAAGCCATTCAGCATGGACGAACTCCTCGCCCGGCTCCGAGCCGCGGTCCGCCGTACCGAGGAGGTACCCCTCGACCCCGGGACGACGCTCGTCGAGACGGACGCCTTCACCATCGACCTGCTGGCCAAGAAGGCCGTACGGGACGGTCACGACGTACGCCTCACCCCGACCGAGTGGCATCTGCTGGAGATCCTGGTCTGCAACCCGGGACGGCTGATCACACAGAAACACCTGCTCCAGGAGGTCTGGGGCGTCACCCAGAGCAACAAGACCAACTATCTGCGGGTGTACATGGCCCAGCTGCGGCGCAAGCTGGAAACGGACCCCGCCCACCCCCGGTATCTCATCACCGAGCCCGGTATGGGCTATCGCTTCGAAGGATGA
- a CDS encoding ATP-binding protein yields MARGKLRIYLGAAPGVGKTYAMLSEAHRRVERGTDCVVAFVEHHGRPRTEVMLHGLEQTARRELEYRDTVFTEMDVDAVLARHPQVVLVDELAHTNVPGSRNDKRWQDVEELLAAGINVISTVNIQHLESLGDVVESITGVRQRETVPDEVVRRADQIELVDMSPQALRRRMAHGNIYKPDKVDAALSNYFRPGNLTALRELALLWVADRVDAYLTEYRSEHRVSKIWGSRERIVVGLTGGPEGRTLIRRAVRLAEKGAGGEVMAVYISRSDGLTAASPKELAVQRTLVEDLGGTFHQVVGEDIPVALLDFARGVNATQIVLGVSRRKGWQYVFGPGVGATVARDSGSDLDVHLITHDEAGKGRALPVARGARLGRARLIWGWLVGLGGPVLLTWLLSGVFPDVGLANDMLLLLTTTVAAALLGGLFPALASAVAASLLLNWYFTSPVHTLTIADPKNIVANVIFVGVAVSVASVVDLAARRTHQAARLRAESEILSFLAGNVLRGETSLEALLERVRETFSMESAALLERESDVDPWTCAGSVGPRPCVTPEEADVDVPVGDHMTLALTGRVPPAEDRRVLAAFAAQAAVVLDRRRLKQEADQAKELAEGNRIRTALLAAVSHDLRTPLAAIKAAVTSLRSDDVEWSEEDHAELLEAIEEGADRLDLLVGNLLDMSRLQTGTVTPIIRETDVDEVIPMALGGVPEGSADLDIPETLPMVAVDRGLMERSVANIVENAVKYSPDGTPVLVSASAIANRVEVRVVDRGPGVPDEAKDRIFEPFQRYGDAPRGAGVGLGLAVARGFAEAIGGTLHAEDTPGGGLTMVLSLPMAAAHRPPPEPEPESEPDMPATATS; encoded by the coding sequence ATGGCACGCGGCAAGCTCCGGATCTACCTCGGCGCGGCCCCTGGCGTCGGCAAGACCTACGCCATGCTGTCCGAGGCGCACCGCCGCGTGGAGCGGGGCACCGACTGCGTGGTGGCCTTCGTGGAGCATCACGGCCGTCCGCGTACCGAGGTGATGCTGCACGGTCTGGAGCAGACCGCGCGCAGGGAACTGGAGTACCGGGACACGGTCTTCACGGAGATGGACGTGGACGCCGTCCTCGCCCGGCACCCGCAGGTGGTGCTTGTGGACGAACTCGCCCACACCAACGTTCCCGGCTCCCGCAACGACAAGCGCTGGCAGGACGTGGAGGAGCTGCTGGCCGCCGGGATCAACGTGATATCGACCGTGAACATCCAGCACCTGGAGTCGCTCGGCGACGTCGTCGAGTCGATAACCGGCGTACGGCAGCGGGAGACCGTGCCGGACGAGGTCGTACGGCGGGCCGACCAGATCGAGCTGGTCGACATGTCCCCGCAGGCGCTGCGGCGGCGGATGGCCCACGGCAACATCTACAAGCCCGACAAGGTCGACGCGGCCCTGTCGAACTACTTCCGCCCGGGGAACCTGACCGCGCTGCGCGAGCTGGCGCTGCTGTGGGTGGCGGACCGGGTCGACGCCTACCTGACCGAGTATCGCAGCGAGCACCGGGTGTCGAAGATCTGGGGCTCCCGGGAGCGCATCGTGGTCGGGCTGACCGGCGGACCGGAGGGCCGGACGCTCATACGCCGGGCCGTGCGACTGGCGGAAAAGGGCGCGGGCGGCGAGGTGATGGCCGTCTACATCTCCCGCAGCGACGGCCTGACCGCAGCCTCACCGAAGGAGCTGGCCGTCCAGCGCACCCTCGTCGAGGACCTCGGCGGGACCTTCCACCAGGTCGTCGGGGAGGACATACCGGTCGCGCTGCTCGACTTCGCGCGCGGGGTCAACGCCACCCAGATCGTGCTGGGCGTCTCCCGCCGCAAGGGATGGCAGTACGTCTTCGGGCCGGGGGTCGGGGCGACTGTCGCCCGTGACTCCGGCTCCGACCTGGATGTCCACCTCATCACCCACGACGAGGCGGGCAAGGGGCGCGCACTCCCGGTGGCCCGGGGTGCCCGCCTCGGCCGGGCCCGCCTGATCTGGGGCTGGCTCGTCGGCCTCGGCGGCCCTGTGCTGCTGACCTGGCTGCTGAGCGGCGTCTTCCCGGACGTCGGGCTCGCCAACGACATGCTGCTGTTGCTGACGACGACGGTGGCGGCGGCCCTGCTCGGCGGGCTCTTCCCGGCGCTGGCCTCGGCGGTGGCCGCGTCTCTGCTCCTGAACTGGTACTTCACCTCGCCCGTCCACACCCTCACCATCGCCGACCCGAAGAACATCGTCGCCAACGTGATCTTCGTCGGTGTCGCGGTGTCCGTCGCCTCCGTCGTCGACCTCGCCGCCCGTCGCACCCATCAGGCCGCCCGGCTGAGAGCGGAGTCGGAGATCCTCTCCTTCCTGGCCGGCAACGTCCTGCGCGGCGAGACCAGCCTGGAGGCGTTGCTGGAGCGGGTCCGCGAGACCTTCTCCATGGAGTCGGCGGCCCTGCTGGAACGCGAGAGCGACGTGGACCCGTGGACCTGCGCCGGCAGCGTGGGCCCCCGGCCCTGTGTCACCCCAGAGGAGGCGGACGTCGATGTACCGGTCGGCGACCACATGACCCTCGCGCTGACCGGACGGGTCCCGCCCGCCGAGGACCGTCGCGTCCTCGCGGCCTTCGCCGCCCAGGCCGCCGTCGTACTGGACCGCCGACGCCTGAAGCAGGAGGCCGACCAGGCCAAGGAACTCGCCGAGGGCAACCGCATCCGCACCGCCCTGCTGGCCGCCGTCAGCCACGACCTGCGCACCCCGCTCGCCGCTATCAAGGCGGCCGTCACCTCCCTGCGCTCGGACGACGTCGAGTGGTCGGAGGAGGACCATGCGGAACTGCTGGAGGCCATCGAGGAGGGCGCCGACCGTCTCGACCTCCTCGTCGGCAACCTCCTCGACATGTCCCGCCTCCAGACCGGCACCGTCACCCCGATCATCCGCGAGACCGATGTCGACGAGGTCATCCCGATGGCCCTCGGCGGCGTCCCCGAGGGCAGCGCCGACCTGGACATCCCCGAGACGCTGCCCATGGTCGCCGTCGACCGGGGCCTCATGGAGCGGTCCGTCGCCAACATCGTCGAGAACGCGGTGAAGTACAGCCCCGATGGCACCCCGGTCCTGGTCTCAGCGAGCGCCATCGCCAACCGGGTGGAGGTACGCGTCGTGGACCGCGGCCCGGGCGTCCCCGACGAGGCCAAGGACCGCATCTTCGAACCCTTCCAGCGCTACGGCGACGCCCCGCGAGGTGCCGGTGTGGGGCTGGGTCTGGCGGTGGCCCGCGGCTTCGCCGAGGCCATCGGCGGCACCCTCCACGCCGAGGACACACCCGGCGGCGGCCTCACGATGGTGCTGAGCCTGCCGATGGCGGCGGCCCATCGGCCGCCGCCGGAGCCCGAGCCGGAGTCGGAGCCGGACATGCCCGCGACCGCCACGTCATAG
- a CDS encoding cation transporter gives MTAISLGPSPAQRDTLGRRIRLLITVTIAYNVVEAIVAITAGTIASSTALIGFGLDSVIEVSSAAAVAWQFSARDHSLRMAREKTALRIIAFSFFVLAAYVTVDAIRALSGTGEAERSVPGIVLAALSLAVMPFLSAAQRRAGRELGSASAVADSKQTLLCTYLSAVLLVGLALNATLGWSWADPIAALVIAAIAVKEGRDAWRGEGCCAPTAASVVQPTDNTEDSCGCRPRCDYCG, from the coding sequence ATGACGGCGATATCCCTCGGACCGTCCCCGGCCCAGCGTGACACGCTCGGCCGCCGGATACGCCTGCTGATCACCGTGACCATCGCCTACAACGTCGTCGAGGCGATCGTCGCGATCACCGCCGGGACGATCGCTTCCTCCACCGCGCTGATCGGCTTCGGCCTGGACTCGGTGATCGAGGTCTCCTCCGCCGCCGCGGTCGCCTGGCAGTTCTCCGCCCGCGACCACTCTCTCCGCATGGCCCGTGAGAAGACAGCGCTACGGATCATCGCCTTCTCGTTCTTCGTCCTGGCCGCGTACGTCACGGTGGACGCCATCCGTGCCCTCAGCGGCACCGGGGAGGCGGAACGCTCCGTCCCCGGCATCGTGCTCGCCGCCCTGTCGCTGGCCGTGATGCCGTTCCTGTCCGCTGCCCAGCGCCGTGCCGGGCGCGAACTCGGCTCCGCCTCCGCGGTGGCCGACTCCAAGCAGACGCTGCTCTGCACCTACCTCTCCGCCGTGCTCCTGGTCGGCCTGGCCCTCAACGCCACACTCGGCTGGTCATGGGCCGACCCCATCGCCGCCCTCGTGATCGCCGCGATCGCCGTCAAGGAAGGCCGCGACGCCTGGCGAGGCGAAGGCTGCTGTGCCCCGACCGCCGCGTCGGTGGTACAGCCGACCGACAACACGGAGGACTCGTGCGGTTGCCGTCCCCGATGCGACTACTGCGGCTGA
- a CDS encoding helix-turn-helix transcriptional regulator yields MLTLAPDIDVLVRFGRALADPIRCRILLALREAPAYPANLADALGVSRTRLSNHLACLRDCGLVVTVPDGRRTRYELADERLGHALDDLRTAVIAVEADKTCADATEKGCC; encoded by the coding sequence GTGCTGACTCTCGCCCCCGACATCGACGTGCTGGTCCGCTTCGGCCGCGCGCTCGCCGACCCCATCCGTTGTCGCATCCTGCTCGCGCTCCGCGAGGCTCCCGCCTACCCTGCGAACCTCGCCGACGCGCTCGGTGTCTCCCGCACGAGGCTGTCCAACCACCTGGCGTGCCTTCGGGACTGCGGCCTCGTCGTCACCGTGCCCGACGGACGGCGCACCCGATACGAGCTGGCCGACGAACGCCTCGGCCACGCCCTGGACGACCTGCGTACCGCCGTGATCGCGGTCGAGGCGGACAAGACCTGCGCCGACGCCACGGAGAAGGGTTGCTGTTGA
- a CDS encoding ImmA/IrrE family metallo-endopeptidase: MPSAAHFRSLRATTQLQRDQAVAFGKIVWRLVTTVEHYVELPPAALPRLALSAEPSRADIVAVAREAREAMGVPSGPIPHVTRLLEAHGAVVLELPEMSKRVDAFSHWYGSRPLVFRNPAKNDKARSRFDAAHEAGHLVMHLDAEPGSRIGENQAHDFAAEFLMPSAEILAELPKRLDWEALYALKRRWGTSLKALVYRAHALGAFRETTHKRAMMMLSQHGDPEPCDLGPREAPLLLEKAVHLCEETGISFDNLVARSGLPFELANEVYATATMTRPRLALDVSEEDTKPAAPEVLTLFPS, translated from the coding sequence GTGCCCAGTGCCGCCCACTTTCGAAGCCTCAGGGCGACGACGCAACTTCAACGGGATCAGGCCGTCGCGTTCGGCAAGATCGTCTGGCGGCTGGTGACGACCGTCGAGCACTACGTGGAACTCCCCCCTGCGGCCCTGCCGCGCCTGGCTCTGTCGGCTGAGCCGAGCAGAGCGGACATCGTGGCCGTTGCCCGCGAGGCTCGCGAGGCCATGGGGGTGCCCAGCGGCCCGATCCCGCATGTGACACGACTACTCGAAGCCCATGGCGCCGTGGTCTTGGAGCTTCCTGAGATGTCCAAACGAGTGGACGCCTTCTCGCACTGGTACGGGAGCAGGCCACTGGTCTTCCGGAACCCTGCCAAGAACGACAAGGCTCGATCCCGCTTCGACGCAGCGCACGAGGCCGGGCACTTGGTCATGCACCTTGACGCCGAGCCCGGGAGCAGGATCGGCGAGAACCAGGCCCACGACTTCGCGGCTGAATTTCTGATGCCAAGCGCCGAGATCCTCGCGGAGCTGCCGAAGAGGCTGGACTGGGAGGCGCTGTACGCCCTGAAGCGGCGGTGGGGCACTTCCCTGAAAGCCCTCGTCTACCGCGCCCACGCCCTCGGTGCCTTTCGGGAGACAACGCACAAGCGCGCCATGATGATGCTCTCTCAGCACGGCGACCCCGAGCCTTGTGACCTCGGCCCTCGTGAAGCACCTCTCCTCCTCGAAAAGGCGGTCCACCTTTGCGAGGAGACCGGCATTTCGTTCGACAACCTTGTCGCCCGCTCGGGCTTGCCCTTCGAGCTTGCAAACGAGGTCTACGCCACGGCGACGATGACGAGGCCACGCCTTGCGTTGGATGTATCCGAGGAAGACACAAAGCCGGCCGCTCCTGAGGTGCTCACGCTATTCCCGAGTTGA
- a CDS encoding phosphotransferase, with the protein MNQGQGARGHQYLEESACSTDPVLHTHLDPPTQWWSSLRTDLEYVGSIATDRVAVRQEWVDRNVPRFLGIPGPRITEWATAHGDLHPANLTRATPYLLDWEGFGQASVGYDAAMILAYSLLVPAFAQQVRDTFPILKTEPGRVAQIIVMTELLQSTSRGDHPELVPALRSLATELA; encoded by the coding sequence GTGAATCAGGGCCAGGGGGCACGAGGCCACCAGTACCTCGAGGAGTCCGCCTGCTCCACCGACCCCGTCCTACACACCCACCTGGACCCACCCACTCAATGGTGGTCGTCGCTGCGAACAGACCTGGAGTACGTGGGCAGCATCGCCACGGACCGCGTAGCCGTACGCCAGGAGTGGGTGGACCGCAACGTCCCTCGGTTTCTCGGTATACCCGGCCCACGGATCACGGAATGGGCCACGGCGCACGGTGATCTGCACCCCGCCAACCTCACTCGCGCGACCCCCTACCTGCTCGACTGGGAAGGCTTCGGCCAGGCCTCCGTCGGCTACGACGCCGCCATGATCCTTGCGTACTCCCTGCTCGTACCCGCATTCGCCCAGCAAGTCCGGGATACCTTCCCCATCCTCAAGACAGAACCCGGACGCGTCGCACAGATCATCGTCATGACCGAACTCCTCCAGTCAACCTCACGCGGAGACCACCCCGAACTCGTCCCAGCGCTCCGGTCCTTGGCCACAGAGCTAGCCTGA